The genomic region GCAACGGCAGCACCACGGGAGTGCGTGCCAGCAACTTCTTCTGGAGTGCGGAGCGCAACGATGAGTTGCCACAGACGCTGAAGCAGGCGCTGCTTGATGCTGGTGGCGCACCCGGCCAGGGCGCGCAGCGCGAGGTCTGGGGGCGGCAGCTGGTGGCCTACCTGCTGGGTGACGGCAACTACGAGACCACGCTGTTCCGGCCTCGCCGGAACGTGCTGGGCCAGATCGTCAACTCGGCACCGGTCTTCATCGGGGCCGCCACCAACCAGGGCTATGCAAGCCTGCCGGAGCGCGTGGGCAGCGGGGGCCAGACGGTGGATTCCGGTGCCCGTTCCTACCGTGCCTATCTGAAGGAGCAGAAGGGGGCCGCATCGCGCCAGAAGCTGGTGATGGTGGGTTCCAACGAGGGCTTCGTGCATGCCTTCCGCGCCAGTGACGGGGTGGAGAGCTTTGCCTATGCGCCGAACGTGGTGATGAAGGAAATGGCCCGGCTGGCCAATCGGAACAATCAGGAGCAGCGCTTCCTGATGGATGGTCCGCTGGTGGAGGCCGACGCACACCTGGACGGCAAGTGGCAGAACGTGGTGGTGGGTACCACGGGCGCCGGCCCGAAGGCGGTGTTTGCGCTGAACATGACGCGCACGGCCGATGCCGATCTCGGGACAAAGACACTGATGTGGGAGCTGGACGAGAGCCATGCGGCCGAGCTGGGCCATGTGCTGGCCGCACCCGAGGTGGGGATGCTGCGTGATGGCACGTGGGTGGCCATCTTCGGCAACGGGTACGAGAGCAAGTCCCGTCGTGCCCAGCTCTTCGTGGTGGATCTGGCGACCGGGAAGGTGCTGAAGACGCTGGACACGGGGCGCGGCTCGATGGCCGAACCCAACGGTCTGGGCGGGATCAAGCTGCTGCGTGACGGCAACCAGGTGATCACCGCCGCCTATGCCGGCGACCTGCATGGCAACGTCTGGAAGTTCGACCTGGCGTCGGAGCGGGCCGCCGAATGGAAGGTGTCGCTGGGCGGTCGCCCGCTGTTCACCACGGCGGACCGGCGGCCGGTGACGGCAGCGCCCGCACTGGTGCCCCATCCGCGTGGCGGCACAATGGTGCTGATCGGTACCGGCAAACTCTTCGAGACGGGCGATGAGAAGTCCCGGGCACTGGAGTCCTACTATGGCCTGTGGGACAACGGTACGCTGGTGCAGAAGCAGGCGCAGGCCGGCGGGACCGTGCAGGCCGCGGGCTGGCAGTGGCGTGAAGGCGAGCCGATTGCCCTGACGACGCTGGTGCGCCGCAACCAGACGCTCACCCAGAACGGCAAGCTGGCCTACGAGACCGATCCCACCAAGGTGCTGAACTGGGCCACGCACCGGGGCTGGCACATCCCGCTGAACATGATGAGCAACCGCGGGCTGCGGACCATCGCGCCGCCGCAGATGGTCTCGGGCATGGCGCTGTTCGAGGCGATGACGCCGGTGGTGGAGGTGGACTACGTCAGCAATCCCTGCGCGGAGCTGGTGAACGTGCCGGGCTTCAGCACCTTCGTCGAGCCGATCACGGGCGGCATGGCCACCAAGCAGATCATCGACACGAACAATGACGGCAAGATCGACAGCCGTGACATGGTCGTGTCGAGCTGGGGCGTGGACAACTGGACGGGGCGTTCGGCGGTGCTGAACGAGGAACCGGCCAAGCCGTGCGCCGATGCCAACTGCACGCAGGCGCCGCGGCCGGGGCTGTGCCCGGAAGGCACGCTGACCAGCGTGGCACTGACGGCCGACAGCCGGCAGGTGCTGTGCGTGAGCATTCCCGGGCCGAACCGCTGGTGGTGGCGCGAGCTGGCCGTGCCTGACATGACCTACAACGCGGGGGCCACGCCGACAGCCGTGCCGACGGGCACGGTGCCGAGCGCGGCCAAGGGGGGCAGCCCACGTCCCTGATCAGGGCTGCCGGTTGGTGAAGGTGTCGCAGCGCTGTACCGAGCCGGTTTCGTTGCCGATGCGGAACCAGGCCTGGCGCTGCTGCGAGCTGCCGTGGGTGAAGCTTTCCTGGTTGACGGAGCTGCCGGCGCGACGCTGGAGGGCATCGTCGCCCACGGCTGCGGCGGCATTGATGGCTTCGGCAATGTCACCGGCATCGAACCAGCGGCGTGCCTGCTGCGAATGGTTGGCCCAGATGCCGGCATAGCAGTCGGCCTGCAGCTCCAGTCGGACCGACAGGGCGTTGTAGCTGCGCTGGTCCATGCGCTTGCGGGCTTCTTCCACCTGCTGCAGCGTGCCGGTGAGGTTCTGCACGTGGTGGCCCACCTCGTGGGCGATGACATAGGCCTGAGCCGTGTCGCCGGCCGCGCCCAGCTGGTCCTGCAGCACCCGGTAGAAGGCCAGGTCAATGTAGATCTTGCGGTCGCCCGGGCAGTAGAAGGGGCCGGCCCCGGTGACGCCCACGCCGCAGGCCGTCTGGGTGCGGCCGGAAAACAGCACGAGACCCGGTGGTGTGTAGCGGGCGCCATTGGCTGCGAAGATCTTCGTCCAGACATCCTCGGTGCTGGCCAGCACCACGGAGACGAAGCGCTTGCCGGCGTCGTTCTGCCCGCTCACCTGCTGGGACTGGGTGGTGGTGGGCGCCAGCGACTGCCCGGTGCCGATATCGCCGCCGGCCAGCAGCCCCAATAAAGTAAGGGGGTTGATTCCCAGCAGCCACCCGCCAATGAGGATGACGGCGACCGTGCCCAGGCTGAGGCGGCCTCCCCCCACGCTGAAGGGCAGGCCCCCGCCGCCGCCGCTCTGGCCGCGGCGATCCTCGATGTTGCTGCTTTCGCGTTCGTTCTCCCAGCGCATGGTCGATTCCGTGCAGTTTCGTCATGGCGATGATAATCGGGACGCGGTGTTGCAACTGGTTGCGTAAGTTGCCAAACCTCACGATTTGTTCTGTAATGCAGACCAACAGGGCGGCGCACGATGCCGTCCGTGGCTTCCAGGGGGTCCGCATGGCTATTGGGTTTCATTCGGCATGACGATTCGCTGCGACCGGATCTGCCTGCGGGATGGAGGCAGGGACATCCTGCGCGCGCTGTCGCTGGACATCCCCTTCGGGGGGCCGCTGTCCATCGTGGGGCCGGCCGGAGCAGGCAAGTCGGCGCTGTTTCGGGTGCTGGCCGGGCAGTTGCGCCCCTATGCCGGTCGCCTGCAGGTCCATGGCCGCGAAGTGGCGCTTGACGGCAGCCGCAACAGCCAGGTGGCGCTGGTGGATGTGCGCAGCACCAACTATCCGGGCTTCACAGTCTGGGAGAACATCGCGGTCCCGCTGCGCATGGCGCGCAGCAAGCTCCTGGAAGAACAGGTCATCACGCTGGCCCATGCCGTGGGGCTGGGCGACTGCCTGTCGCTGATGCCGGCCGATCTGTCGCTGGTGGGGCAGCGCCGGCTGGCGCTGGCGCGTGCCCTGGCCAGCCGGCCGGCACTGCTCCTGCTGGATGATCCGCTGGCGGGGCTGCCGGATGTCGAGGCCATCCACATGCTGGAGGACCTGCCCTCCATCTGCACCACGGCCTGGCAGCAGGGCATGGCCGTGGCGGTGGCCACCCGCAGCAGCCAGGTCGCGCTGGCCCTGGGCGGCGCCACGGCGGTGGTGGCGCAGGGGCGCTTGCAGCAGCAGGAGGTCCGGGCCATCGACGTCCTGCTGCATCCGGTATCGCTGAACGTGGCACGGGTCTTCGGCGATCCGCCGATCAACCTGCTGCGGGCCACGCTGGTGGACCATTCGGTGCAGATCGAGCAGGGACCCGCCATGGCTCTCATGGCACCGCTCAATGTCGAGGATCCGGCGCTCCTGGTGGGGATTCGGCCCGAGGATCTGCGGCTGGCCGGTACGGCTGGCGATCTGGCCTTCCCGGCGCGGGTCGAGCGGGTGGAATGCGGCCTCGCGGGCACGCGCATCGAATGCCGTGCCCGGGTGGGGGCGCTGACGGCCCTGGTGCCGTCGCTGCTGCGCCCGGCGCTGGGCGAGACAGTGGTGCTCCACGCCGATCCGGGCGCCCTCTACCTGTTCGACGGGGCCGGTGCCCTGGTGCAGCAGGTGGAGCGGGCTGCCGAACGGGCGCAACGCAGGCCCCAGGTGGTGCCGGTGCCGCCGGACATGCCGGTGACCGAAGCTGCACCGACGATTTTCGCGCTGCGATGAAGGCGGGGAGGGCATAGCGCCAAATGGCTTTTCTGCGGGTTTCTTCGCTGGATGTCAGTGCATCGCGCCGGCCTTCCTGGCTGGGCGGACGGCCGGGGCCGTCGCTGACCGACATCGACCTGATGCTGGAGGAAGGCAGCCTGTGCACGGTGTTCGGGCCGGCAGGGGCCGGCAAGTCGCTGCTGCTGCAGACACTGGCGGGCCTGCACAGGCCGCGTCGCGGCCAGGTGGTGCTGGATGGCGTGGACGTGACCCGCCTGCCGGTGGGACGCCGACGCACGGCGCTGGTGCCGGCCGTGCCGGTGGTCTACCCGGCGCTGACGGTCGAGGAGAACCTGGCCTGGCCGCTGCGCCGCCAGCGGCTCTCGCCCGAGCAGCTGCGTCGCCAGGTGACCGAGATGGCTTCGCTGCTGGGGGTGCTGGACGTGCTGCATGTGCGCGCTGGCCAGCTGGCTCCGGCCACGGCGCAGCGTGTGGCCATCGGTCGTGCCCTGATCCGCGAGGATCTGGGCCTTCTGCTGCTGGATGATGCGCTGCAGGTGCTGGATGCCGAGGGGCGCCGCCGGATGGTGGGTTGCCTGCGGCAGGTGCAGCGCAGCCGGCGCATGTGCATTCTCATCAGCACCCGGGGTCAGCCCGACGTGATGGGGCTGGGCGATGAGTGGCTGATGCTGGATCAGGGCCGGATCCTGCAGCAGGGCCGGCCGGCCGAGTTCGTGCAGTATCCGCGCACCATGGCGGTGGCCAGCCGGCTGGGCGGCAGCGGACTGAATGTGCTGCCCTGCCGTTCGGACGGGGGCGTGGCTCATTTTGCCGGCGTGCCGCTCTTGCCGCCATCGCCTCCCCAGCTGGACCTGTGGCTGGCCGAGCTGCAGGGGCAATCGCCCAAATCCAGCATCGAGATGGCGATCCGGGCCGAGCACGTGGTGCTGGGCCGACCGGGTCAGGAGGGCTGCATCGAGGCGCTGCTGACCCATGTCGAGGATGATGGCACCTGGATGCAGCTGCATGGGGTGCTGCCCGGAACCGAGATTCCGCTGTGTGCGCGGGTGTTGGTCGACACGCCGGCCGCCTACGACCTGGCGGTGCTGTCCGGTAGCGCGGTGGCTGGCCGCCGCGAGAAACTGCAGATCATCAACCGGCACAGCCTTTTCTTCGTGGACGGGAGGCTGGTGCAGTGAGGACGAGGGCATGAGCGCATTGCATCGAGAGCGCTGGTTTCCGGCCTGGCTGGTGTTGCCCGGCTCGCTGACGCTGATGCTGCTGTGGCTGTTGCCGCTGGCGGTGCTGGTTCAGCTCACGCTGGGCGTGTCGTCGGGGACGCTGGGAAGGTTCTGGCACATGCTGTCGATCCTGGCATATGACCCGGTGGTGCAGCAGGGGCTGCTGGCGCAGACGCTGCGCATGACGCTGATGGTGGCGCTGGAAGCCGCGCTGGGGCTGTGGCTGGCGCGGATGCTGCCCCTGCGGGGGCGGGCTTCCGGCTGGTGGTGCACCCTGCTGGGGGTGATGCTGTTCACCCCGCTCATCATTTCCGTGATGGGCTGGAAGGTGCTGTTCCTGCCTGAGCTGGCGTTGCCGGCCTGGTGCGTGCCGGGGCTGACCGAGTGCGTGCCCGGGGCGCTGCCGCCCCTGGCGCGCTCCTCCATCATGCTGCTGCGTGACCTGTGGCAGTGGGTGCCGCTTTTTGCGTTGCTGTGCCTGGCGCGGCTGCGCCACATCCAGCGAGTCCAGTATCAGTCGGTGCTGTTCGATGGCGGTTCGGGCTGGGCGGCCTTCCGCCTGCTGGAGTGGCCCTGGCTGCGAGGGGCGCTGGCGCTGGGCGTCTTCTACCGGCTGATGGTGGGCGCGTTCATCGATGTCGATTTCTTCCGGTATCTGGCAGGGGCAGGGGGCGGGGCGCTGGCCCGGCTGGCCGAATCGCAGGACTGGTTCGGCGGTTTGTCCAGCAGCGTGCCGGGGGCGGCCCCGATGTCCTGGCTGCTGCCGGGGCTCATGTCCTTCACCGACCGGCTCTCCGACATCTCGATCCATGACCTGACCACGTGCCTGACGTTGCTGCAGGCCATGCTGGTACTGCCGATGATGCTCACCATCCTGTGGCTGATCGGGCGCGGGCGCAGCCGCCTGTCCATCGGCGGGACCGTGCAGGCCGGCGAGGATCTGGAACTGGGACGTCGCCGCGGATTCCTGCGGGGCGTGTGTCGATGGCTGGTGCTCGCGGCCTTCGCCGTGTTCGCCGTCCTGCCGCTGCTGTGGCTGGCACGCCTGGCCTTGCAGGGCGCCACGCCCGAGGAGGGTATCGGCTTCACCCATTTCATGGCGGTCATTGACGACCCGGTCTGGCGCACCAGCCTGTTGCGCACCGGGCTGCGGGCGCTGCTGACGGCCGCCGCTGCGGTGGTGCTGGCGGTCCCCATGGCCTACGCCTGGTCTCGCCGCCTGCTGGCCGGTGAGCGGCTGATGGCGGTGACCATGCTGGTCAGCCTGATGATGCCGGCCGTGGTGCTGGCCTTTCCGCTCATTCACCTGAATGAGTTGCTGGGCTGGTTGGGCATGCCCTATGCGGTCGGGCTGGCTCACCTGAGCTTTGCGGTCCCGCTGGCGGTGTGGATTCTGGCTGCGGGCATGGCGCAGGTGCCGGTAGCGCTGGACGAGATGGCCATGCAGGACGGCTTCGGCTTCACGCATTTCATCGTGCGGGTGCTGTTGCCGGCCATCCACCAGCAGGTGCGCGGGGCCTTCCTGGCCTGCTTCCTGGTGGGGTGGATGGAGTTCCTGTTTGCGCGGGTGCTGGGCTCGGTGGTCTGGCCGCCGTCGGTGGTGATGCTGTCCGAATCGGTGGCGGCCCTGCCGGCCGTCCAGGCGGGCATGCCCCGGCTGGAATGGCAGGTGCTGGCTGCGGCGGCCTGGCTGGTGTTGCTGCCGGTGGTGCTGGCGGTGTACGCCCTGCGTGATCAGCTGCCCGACATGCTGTCGCTGTTCCGGTTGCCCAGCATGCGGGCCAGGGGGCGGCGCAGCCGGGGGGCGCTCGAGAACGCCTGATTGCCTGAGCGCGGGGCTGGCAGAACCAGCAGAGATGCCCCGTTGGGAAGGGCGGAAGCAGGAAGGCTGCTGAAGGGAAAGCGGGGGCAGGAACGGCCACCGTCGCCGTTCCTGATGCCCCATGATGAAGCGGCACCCGGAGCGTGCTGCCCGGGTGCCCGAGGTGGCCTCAGCGCCCCTTGTTGCGGGCCGAGGCGAACGCCATGGCCAGTGCGCTCTGCGGCTGCTCGGCCTGCCGGCTGCTGCCGGGGCGGGCGCCATCACGACGCGGGCCGCGTGCATTGCCTCCGGCCGGGCGCGTACCGCCGGCCGGGCGGCCACCGGCACCCCGTTCGGCGCCGGGCTCATCCGACATGCGCATGGTGAGCGCCACACGCTGCCGGCGCACGTCCACTTCCAGAACCTTCACCTTCACCACATCGCCGGTCTTCACGACCTCATGCGGATCCTTCACGAAGCGATCTGACAGCGCCGAGATGTGCACGAGGCCGTCCTGGTGCACACCGATGTCGACGAATGCGCCGAAGTTGGCCACGTTCGTCACCACGCCTTCCAGCGTCATGCCGGGGCGCAGGTCTTCCAGCTTGTCCACGCCTTCCTTGAAGGCCGCCGTGCGGAACTCGGGGCGGGGGTCGCGGCCCGGCTTTTCCAGCTCCTTCAGGATGTCCTGGATGGTGGGCAGGCCGAACTTCTCGTCGGTGTAGCGGGCCGGGTCCAGCCGGGAGATGACGCTGCGCTGGCCCACCACATCGCTGATACCGAGTTTCAGGTCATCCAGCATCTTCTGCACCACGGGATAGGCCTCGGGGTGGACGGCAGAAGCATCCAGCGGGTTGTCGCCGCCCTGGATGCGCAGGAAGCCCGCCGATTGCTGGAAGGCCTTGGCGCCCAGGCGCGTCACGTCCAGCAGTGCCTTGCGGTTGGGGAAGGGGCCGTTCTGGTCACGGTGACGGACGATGTTCTCGGCCAGCGACGGCCCCAGGCCCGCGATGCGGGTGAGCAGCGGCACGCTGGCCGTGTTCAGGTCCACGCCCACGCCGTTGACGCAATCCTCCACCACGCCGTCCAGCGCCTTGGCCAGGCGGGTCTGGCTCACGTCGTGCTGGTACTGGCCCACACCGATGGCCTTGGGCTCGATCTTCACCAGCTCGGCCAGCGGATCCTGCAGGCGACGGGCGATGGAGACCGCACCCCGCAGGCTCACGTCCAGGGCCGGGAATTCCTGCGCTGCCAGCTCCGAGGCCGAATACACCGAGGCGCCGGCTTCGGAGACCACAGCCTTGGTCAGGTGCAGCTGTGGCTGGGCGCGCATCAGGTCGGCCACCAGCTTGTCGGTCTCGCGCGAGGCGGTGCCGTTGCCGATGGCCACCAGCTCTACCTTGTGGGTTGCGCACAGTCGGGCCAGCGTGGCCAGCGAACCGGTCCAGTCGTTGCGCGGCTGGTGCGGGTAGATGGTGGCCGTCTCCAGCAGC from Lautropia mirabilis harbors:
- a CDS encoding ABC transporter ATP-binding protein, translating into MAFLRVSSLDVSASRRPSWLGGRPGPSLTDIDLMLEEGSLCTVFGPAGAGKSLLLQTLAGLHRPRRGQVVLDGVDVTRLPVGRRRTALVPAVPVVYPALTVEENLAWPLRRQRLSPEQLRRQVTEMASLLGVLDVLHVRAGQLAPATAQRVAIGRALIREDLGLLLLDDALQVLDAEGRRRMVGCLRQVQRSRRMCILISTRGQPDVMGLGDEWLMLDQGRILQQGRPAEFVQYPRTMAVASRLGGSGLNVLPCRSDGGVAHFAGVPLLPPSPPQLDLWLAELQGQSPKSSIEMAIRAEHVVLGRPGQEGCIEALLTHVEDDGTWMQLHGVLPGTEIPLCARVLVDTPAAYDLAVLSGSAVAGRREKLQIINRHSLFFVDGRLVQ
- a CDS encoding Tex family protein, with translation MPQPLEQRLASELSIRPQQVQATIALLDEGATVPFIARYRKEVTGNLDDTQLRHLSERLIYLRELDARRQAILDSITEQGKLTPELAARIDEADSKQRLEDLYAPYKPKRRTKAQIAREAGLEPLADALLANPMLVPETEAAAYLKPAFTTPDGDNPGVADAKAALDGARQILMERFAEDADLVGRLREYLQEKAVLISKVAADKSESGAKFADYFDYQEPLSEIPSHRALALLRGRREEVLTLTLKLPDEVDGVEGPGWCERTIAARVGIADQKRPADPWLLQTVRWTWQIKLGWQIESELINILREKAEEEAIRVFGLNVKDLLLAAPAGRRVTMGLDPGVRTGVKVAVVDDTGKLLETATIYPHQPRNDWTGSLATLARLCATHKVELVAIGNGTASRETDKLVADLMRAQPQLHLTKAVVSEAGASVYSASELAAQEFPALDVSLRGAVSIARRLQDPLAELVKIEPKAIGVGQYQHDVSQTRLAKALDGVVEDCVNGVGVDLNTASVPLLTRIAGLGPSLAENIVRHRDQNGPFPNRKALLDVTRLGAKAFQQSAGFLRIQGGDNPLDASAVHPEAYPVVQKMLDDLKLGISDVVGQRSVISRLDPARYTDEKFGLPTIQDILKELEKPGRDPRPEFRTAAFKEGVDKLEDLRPGMTLEGVVTNVANFGAFVDIGVHQDGLVHISALSDRFVKDPHEVVKTGDVVKVKVLEVDVRRQRVALTMRMSDEPGAERGAGGRPAGGTRPAGGNARGPRRDGARPGSSRQAEQPQSALAMAFASARNKGR
- a CDS encoding ABC transporter permease family protein — its product is MSALHRERWFPAWLVLPGSLTLMLLWLLPLAVLVQLTLGVSSGTLGRFWHMLSILAYDPVVQQGLLAQTLRMTLMVALEAALGLWLARMLPLRGRASGWWCTLLGVMLFTPLIISVMGWKVLFLPELALPAWCVPGLTECVPGALPPLARSSIMLLRDLWQWVPLFALLCLARLRHIQRVQYQSVLFDGGSGWAAFRLLEWPWLRGALALGVFYRLMVGAFIDVDFFRYLAGAGGGALARLAESQDWFGGLSSSVPGAAPMSWLLPGLMSFTDRLSDISIHDLTTCLTLLQAMLVLPMMLTILWLIGRGRSRLSIGGTVQAGEDLELGRRRGFLRGVCRWLVLAAFAVFAVLPLLWLARLALQGATPEEGIGFTHFMAVIDDPVWRTSLLRTGLRALLTAAAAVVLAVPMAYAWSRRLLAGERLMAVTMLVSLMMPAVVLAFPLIHLNELLGWLGMPYAVGLAHLSFAVPLAVWILAAGMAQVPVALDEMAMQDGFGFTHFIVRVLLPAIHQQVRGAFLACFLVGWMEFLFARVLGSVVWPPSVVMLSESVAALPAVQAGMPRLEWQVLAAAAWLVLLPVVLAVYALRDQLPDMLSLFRLPSMRARGRRSRGALENA
- a CDS encoding ATP-binding cassette domain-containing protein codes for the protein MTIRCDRICLRDGGRDILRALSLDIPFGGPLSIVGPAGAGKSALFRVLAGQLRPYAGRLQVHGREVALDGSRNSQVALVDVRSTNYPGFTVWENIAVPLRMARSKLLEEQVITLAHAVGLGDCLSLMPADLSLVGQRRLALARALASRPALLLLDDPLAGLPDVEAIHMLEDLPSICTTAWQQGMAVAVATRSSQVALALGGATAVVAQGRLQQQEVRAIDVLLHPVSLNVARVFGDPPINLLRATLVDHSVQIEQGPAMALMAPLNVEDPALLVGIRPEDLRLAGTAGDLAFPARVERVECGLAGTRIECRARVGALTALVPSLLRPALGETVVLHADPGALYLFDGAGALVQQVERAAERAQRRPQVVPVPPDMPVTEAAPTIFALR
- a CDS encoding pilus assembly protein — its product is MAVNGSKAGGHHGVEHCPGIQAGAGKAVRLALFLMACAGAGTVQAEIAQHSLIVATPPVVEPNVMFTLDDSGSMLFNYLPDTDLPYQIYAIHPQEPAKIAYFGIAGLLDSRDGNILSARRRSSDVNLLYYNPKVRYMPWMNADGTREPDADPGAVHYFYKHAGDKTLNLRGLQPVAGSAHQVCAASVQRGSKCVPFAWGQAPAQVKPATYYVLTGVNRNDPASYRRVSIADHQEFDIESTDRTECRQKSPGVRTCTQEQEYKNFANWFQYHRFRYLLAVGAVGEAFARQLGGDVRVGYGRINKAEGAVDGIATRVVERGVRRFDGQDKTAFFSWLQSVNPSGSTPLLGATIAVGEYFKRDGAQGPWSDTDSKGQTRQLSCRRSYHILMTDGQYNDQDNTQIDRIPGMSNADNELGPVIPASGKNRAFRYDPNDPNNRLYRSATGRTLADVAMYYWNRDLMPNLANNVPVDADNPSFWQNVTMYTLSFGADGKLPASTPESQASTLQDIVSGRRSWPAVVRKDSDEAVDDLWHAAVNGRGRYLNVKNSTEFLASMRQILAEIVNRSGSTAGVSVSNRALQTSNQKFVPSFMTRDRTGNLQAFALGVDGREGNLQWSAAEKMPHWSRRHAIVGNGSTTGVRASNFFWSAERNDELPQTLKQALLDAGGAPGQGAQREVWGRQLVAYLLGDGNYETTLFRPRRNVLGQIVNSAPVFIGAATNQGYASLPERVGSGGQTVDSGARSYRAYLKEQKGAASRQKLVMVGSNEGFVHAFRASDGVESFAYAPNVVMKEMARLANRNNQEQRFLMDGPLVEADAHLDGKWQNVVVGTTGAGPKAVFALNMTRTADADLGTKTLMWELDESHAAELGHVLAAPEVGMLRDGTWVAIFGNGYESKSRRAQLFVVDLATGKVLKTLDTGRGSMAEPNGLGGIKLLRDGNQVITAAYAGDLHGNVWKFDLASERAAEWKVSLGGRPLFTTADRRPVTAAPALVPHPRGGTMVLIGTGKLFETGDEKSRALESYYGLWDNGTLVQKQAQAGGTVQAAGWQWREGEPIALTTLVRRNQTLTQNGKLAYETDPTKVLNWATHRGWHIPLNMMSNRGLRTIAPPQMVSGMALFEAMTPVVEVDYVSNPCAELVNVPGFSTFVEPITGGMATKQIIDTNNDGKIDSRDMVVSSWGVDNWTGRSAVLNEEPAKPCADANCTQAPRPGLCPEGTLTSVALTADSRQVLCVSIPGPNRWWWRELAVPDMTYNAGATPTAVPTGTVPSAAKGGSPRP
- the ypfJ gene encoding KPN_02809 family neutral zinc metallopeptidase; amino-acid sequence: MRWENERESSNIEDRRGQSGGGGGLPFSVGGGRLSLGTVAVILIGGWLLGINPLTLLGLLAGGDIGTGQSLAPTTTQSQQVSGQNDAGKRFVSVVLASTEDVWTKIFAANGARYTPPGLVLFSGRTQTACGVGVTGAGPFYCPGDRKIYIDLAFYRVLQDQLGAAGDTAQAYVIAHEVGHHVQNLTGTLQQVEEARKRMDQRSYNALSVRLELQADCYAGIWANHSQQARRWFDAGDIAEAINAAAAVGDDALQRRAGSSVNQESFTHGSSQQRQAWFRIGNETGSVQRCDTFTNRQP